From Cellulomonas fimi ATCC 484, a single genomic window includes:
- the uvrC gene encoding excinuclease ABC subunit UvrC has translation MADPATYRPAPGEIPESPGVYRFRDEHGRVIYVGKAKSLRPRLSSYFQDVHNLHPRTQQMVTTAASVEWTVVPTEVAALALEYTWIKEFDPRFNVKYRDDKSYPYLAVTMSDEFPRVQVMRGAKRKGTRYFGPYAHAWAIRETVDLLLRVFPVRTCSAGVFKRAHQQGRPCLLGYIDKCSAPCVGRISPDDHHALAQDFCDFMAGDTARFTRRLTARMKEAAAELDYEQAARLRDDIATLEKATEKNAVVLKDGTDADIFALAGDDLEAAVQVFHVRDGRIRGQRGWVVEKVEDVTDAELVEHLLQQVYGTDVDAGTASVPREVLVPVLPPDVEQVQDWLAGMRGARVQVRVPQRGDKRELAATVHRNAEHALLLHRTRRAGDLTTRSQALREIQEALDLPSAPLRIECYDVSHNQGTFQSASMVVFEDGLARKGEYRLFNLRGTDGEGARDDTAAMHEVITRRFRRYLAERSAAGDVELGLGDDDEDAPRRSGPVDETTGKPQRFAYPPNLVVVDGGQPQVAAAAAALAELGIDDVALCGLAKRLEEVWLPGEDYPVILQRSSEGLYLLQRLRDEAHRFAISAHRRRRSKGMTASVLDDVPGLGPARRAALLRHFGSVKRLRAASVAEIASVQGMGDRTAAAVVAALSGGPDGSGAASAQVAEPSTADGPAGEPAATSGAPELPTGGDDVRAGMLRA, from the coding sequence ATGGCCGATCCCGCCACGTACCGCCCCGCGCCGGGGGAGATCCCGGAGTCGCCCGGCGTCTACCGATTCCGTGACGAGCACGGCCGCGTCATCTACGTCGGCAAGGCCAAGAGCCTGCGCCCGCGCCTGTCGAGCTACTTCCAGGACGTGCACAACCTGCACCCCCGCACGCAGCAGATGGTCACCACGGCGGCGTCCGTGGAGTGGACCGTCGTCCCGACCGAGGTCGCGGCGCTGGCGCTCGAGTACACGTGGATCAAGGAGTTCGACCCGCGGTTCAACGTGAAGTACCGGGACGACAAGTCGTACCCGTACCTCGCCGTGACGATGTCCGACGAGTTCCCCCGCGTCCAGGTCATGCGCGGCGCGAAGCGCAAGGGGACGCGCTACTTCGGCCCCTACGCCCACGCGTGGGCGATCCGCGAGACCGTCGACCTGCTGCTGCGCGTCTTCCCCGTGCGGACGTGCTCGGCGGGCGTCTTCAAGCGCGCGCACCAGCAGGGGCGTCCGTGCCTGCTCGGCTACATCGACAAGTGCTCCGCCCCGTGCGTGGGACGCATCTCGCCGGACGACCACCACGCGCTCGCGCAGGACTTCTGCGACTTCATGGCAGGTGACACCGCGCGGTTCACGCGCCGGCTGACGGCCCGGATGAAGGAGGCGGCGGCGGAGCTCGACTACGAGCAGGCCGCTCGGCTGCGGGACGACATCGCGACGCTCGAGAAGGCGACCGAGAAGAACGCCGTCGTGCTCAAGGACGGCACGGACGCCGACATCTTCGCCCTCGCCGGCGACGACCTCGAGGCCGCGGTGCAGGTGTTCCACGTCCGCGACGGGCGGATCCGCGGCCAGCGCGGCTGGGTCGTCGAGAAGGTCGAGGACGTCACCGACGCCGAGCTCGTGGAGCACCTGCTCCAGCAGGTCTACGGCACCGACGTCGACGCGGGAACGGCGTCCGTCCCGCGCGAGGTGCTCGTCCCGGTGCTGCCGCCCGACGTCGAGCAGGTCCAGGACTGGCTCGCCGGCATGCGCGGCGCGCGCGTCCAGGTCCGTGTGCCGCAGCGCGGAGACAAGCGCGAGCTCGCGGCCACGGTGCACCGCAACGCGGAGCACGCGCTGCTGCTGCACCGCACCCGGCGGGCGGGGGACCTCACGACCCGCAGCCAGGCGCTGCGCGAGATCCAGGAGGCCCTCGACCTGCCGTCCGCTCCGCTGCGGATCGAGTGCTACGACGTCTCGCACAACCAGGGCACGTTCCAGTCCGCGTCGATGGTCGTCTTCGAGGACGGGCTCGCGCGCAAGGGCGAGTACCGCCTGTTCAACCTGCGCGGCACGGACGGGGAGGGGGCGCGGGACGACACGGCGGCGATGCACGAGGTCATCACGCGCCGGTTCCGGCGGTACCTCGCAGAACGCTCGGCCGCGGGCGACGTCGAGCTGGGCCTGGGCGACGACGACGAGGACGCACCGCGCCGGTCGGGGCCGGTCGACGAGACCACCGGCAAGCCGCAGCGCTTCGCCTACCCGCCGAACCTCGTCGTCGTCGACGGCGGACAGCCGCAGGTCGCGGCGGCCGCCGCGGCCCTCGCCGAGCTCGGCATCGACGACGTCGCCCTGTGCGGCCTCGCGAAGCGCCTCGAGGAGGTGTGGCTGCCGGGCGAGGACTACCCGGTCATCCTGCAGCGGAGCTCGGAGGGCCTGTACCTCCTGCAGCGCCTGCGCGACGAGGCGCACCGGTTCGCGATCAGCGCGCACCGCCGCCGGCGCAGCAAGGGGATGACCGCGTCGGTGCTCGACGACGTCCCCGGCCTCGGTCCCGCACGGCGCGCGGCGCTGCTGCGCCACTTCGGCAGCGTCAAGCGCCTGCGCGCGGCGTCGGTCGCGGAGATCGCGAGCGTGCAGGGGATGGGGGACCGCACGGCGGCGGCCGTCGTCGCGGCGCTGAGCGGCGGTCCTGATGGGTCGGGGGCCGCGTCTGCGCAGGTGGCCGAGCCGTCGACGGCCGACGGGCCTGCGGGTGAACCCGCGGCGACCAGCGGCGCGCCCGAGCTCCCGACCGGCGGCGACGACGTCCGGGCTGGCATGCTGAGGGCATGA
- the rapZ gene encoding RNase adapter RapZ: MTDEPSPITVPAGIPALEAAAEGPRRTAPQLLIITGMSGAGRTRAAAVLEDLDWYVVDNLPAQMLTHLVGILTSGPAGERAQRLAAVVDVRGREFFADVVQVLDGLRDAGIDYRILFLDASDEVLVRRFEQVRRPHPLQGDGRILDGIAAERAVLGDLRERADTVIDTSELNVHDLAREVRTVVAGASADVLRVQVMSFGFKYGLPLDADHVVDVRFLSNPYWVTELRHLTGRDAPVRDYVLGLPGAVTFVERYVDALEPVLSGYLGEEKRYVTIAVGCTGGKHRSVAISEAIAGRLRDRGHQVAVSARDLGKE, from the coding sequence ATGACCGACGAGCCGTCGCCGATCACCGTCCCTGCCGGCATCCCGGCGCTCGAGGCCGCGGCCGAGGGCCCGCGTCGCACCGCCCCGCAGTTGCTCATCATCACCGGGATGTCCGGGGCCGGGCGCACGCGCGCCGCGGCGGTGCTCGAGGACCTCGACTGGTACGTCGTGGACAACCTGCCCGCCCAGATGCTCACGCACCTCGTCGGGATCCTCACCAGCGGTCCCGCGGGGGAGCGCGCACAGCGCCTCGCGGCGGTCGTCGACGTGCGCGGCCGCGAGTTCTTCGCGGACGTCGTTCAGGTGCTCGACGGTCTGCGTGACGCGGGCATCGACTACCGGATCCTGTTCCTCGACGCGTCCGACGAGGTGCTCGTCCGGCGGTTCGAGCAGGTCCGTCGCCCGCACCCGCTGCAGGGCGACGGCCGGATCCTCGACGGGATCGCGGCCGAGCGCGCCGTCCTGGGCGACCTCCGCGAGCGCGCCGACACCGTCATCGACACCTCCGAGCTCAACGTGCACGACCTGGCGCGCGAGGTCCGCACGGTGGTCGCGGGCGCGTCGGCGGACGTCCTGCGGGTGCAGGTGATGTCGTTCGGGTTCAAGTACGGGTTGCCGCTGGACGCGGACCACGTGGTGGACGTGCGGTTCCTGTCGAACCCGTACTGGGTGACGGAGCTGCGTCACCTGACGGGTCGGGACGCGCCGGTGCGGGACTACGTGCTGGGGCTGCCGGGTGCGGTGACGTTCGTCGAGCGGTACGTGGACGCGCTCGAGCCGGTGCTGTCCGGGTACCTGGGCGAGGAGAAGCGGTACGTGACGATCGCGGTGGGCTGCACGGGCGGCAAGCACCGGTCGGTGGCGATCAGCGAGGCGATCGCGGGGCGGCTGCGCGACCGGGGGCACCAGGTGGCGGTGTCGGCGCGGGACCTCGGCAAGGAATGA
- a CDS encoding gluconeogenesis factor YvcK family protein, translating into MTAPPSQRAVRGSGPAVVALGGGHGLSATLSALRLMTDRITAVVTVADDGGSSGRLREELGVLPPGDLRMALAALCDDSDWGRTWRDVLQHRFASDGALDRHAVGNLLIVALWELLGDTVEGLDWVGRLLGARGRVLPMAAVPLRIEADVVHADGSPEHVSGQVQVATTRGRIEHLRLEPADPPACPEAVEAVLSADWVVLGPGSWYTSVMPHLLVPGLRDALHRTPARTILTLNLSPESGETAGMRAEQYLDALLDHAPELRVDAVVADPGAVDDVGMLGEACERTGARLLLRQVGRGDGTPLHDPLRLAAAFRDVVEGFLGDVGTRADRVR; encoded by the coding sequence ATGACCGCGCCACCCTCGCAGCGTGCCGTGCGCGGGTCGGGCCCGGCGGTGGTGGCCCTCGGCGGTGGTCACGGGCTGTCGGCGACGCTGTCGGCGTTGCGGCTGATGACGGACCGCATCACGGCGGTGGTCACGGTCGCGGACGACGGCGGGTCGTCGGGTCGGCTCCGCGAGGAGCTGGGCGTCCTGCCGCCCGGGGACCTGCGGATGGCGCTGGCGGCGCTGTGCGACGACTCGGACTGGGGCCGGACGTGGCGGGACGTGCTGCAGCACCGGTTCGCGTCCGACGGGGCGCTCGACCGGCACGCGGTGGGCAACCTCCTGATCGTGGCGCTGTGGGAGCTGCTGGGCGACACCGTGGAGGGTCTGGACTGGGTCGGGCGGCTGCTGGGTGCGCGCGGGCGGGTGCTCCCGATGGCGGCGGTGCCGCTGCGGATCGAGGCGGACGTCGTGCACGCGGACGGGTCGCCGGAGCACGTCAGCGGTCAGGTGCAGGTCGCGACGACGCGGGGGCGGATCGAGCACCTGCGTCTGGAGCCGGCGGACCCGCCGGCGTGCCCGGAGGCGGTGGAGGCGGTGCTGTCGGCGGACTGGGTCGTCCTGGGTCCGGGGTCCTGGTACACGTCGGTGATGCCGCACCTGCTGGTGCCGGGGCTGCGGGACGCGCTGCACCGGACGCCCGCGCGGACGATCCTCACGCTCAACCTCTCGCCGGAGTCGGGGGAGACGGCGGGGATGCGGGCGGAGCAGTACCTGGACGCCCTGCTGGACCACGCCCCGGAGCTGCGGGTCGACGCCGTGGTGGCGGACCCGGGGGCGGTGGACGACGTGGGGATGCTGGGCGAGGCGTGCGAGCGGACGGGGGCGCGGCTCCTGCTGCGGCAGGTCGGTCGTGGTGACGGCACGCCGCTGCACGACCCGTTGCGGCTGGCTGCGGCCTTCCGGGACGTGGTCGAGGGGTTCCTGGGCGACGTCGGCACGCGCGCGGACCGGGTGCGCTGA
- the whiA gene encoding DNA-binding protein WhiA, whose amino-acid sequence MALTAQVKDELARLKVDRTSVRKAEVSATLRFAGGLHIISGRIVIEAELDTGIAARRLRQAISEVYGHESDIIVVSGGGLRRGSRYVVRVVKDGESLARQTGLLDNRGRPVRGLPPQVVSAGVAEAEAAWRGAFLAHGSLTEPGRSSALEVTCPGPEAALALVGAARRLNVAAKAREVRGVDRVVIRDGDAISAMLARLGAHETMLVWEERRVRREVRGTANRLANFDDANLRRSARAAVAAGARVERAFEILGDELPEHLREAGELRLAHKEASLEELGKLAEPALTKDAVAGRIRRLLATADKRAAELGIPDTEAGLSPDLLDL is encoded by the coding sequence ATGGCGTTGACGGCACAGGTCAAGGACGAGCTCGCGCGTCTGAAGGTGGATCGCACGTCCGTCCGCAAGGCCGAGGTGTCGGCGACGTTGCGGTTCGCCGGAGGGCTGCACATCATCTCGGGGCGGATCGTCATCGAGGCCGAGCTCGACACGGGCATCGCCGCGCGACGGCTGCGGCAGGCGATCTCGGAGGTGTACGGGCACGAGAGCGACATCATCGTCGTCTCGGGCGGCGGTCTGCGCCGCGGCAGCCGGTACGTGGTCCGGGTCGTGAAGGACGGCGAGTCGCTCGCCCGGCAGACGGGTCTGCTCGACAACCGGGGCCGGCCCGTGCGGGGTCTGCCGCCGCAGGTCGTCTCGGCGGGGGTCGCGGAGGCGGAGGCGGCGTGGCGCGGGGCGTTCCTCGCGCACGGCTCGCTCACGGAGCCGGGCCGCTCGTCCGCGCTGGAGGTGACCTGCCCGGGCCCGGAGGCGGCGCTCGCGCTGGTGGGGGCTGCGCGGCGGCTCAACGTCGCGGCGAAGGCGCGCGAGGTGCGGGGCGTCGACCGTGTCGTGATCCGCGACGGCGACGCGATCTCCGCGATGCTGGCGCGGCTGGGCGCGCACGAGACCATGCTCGTGTGGGAGGAGCGCCGGGTCCGGCGCGAGGTGCGGGGGACCGCGAACCGTCTGGCGAACTTCGACGACGCGAACCTGCGCCGGTCGGCACGTGCGGCCGTGGCTGCGGGCGCACGCGTGGAGCGGGCGTTCGAGATCCTGGGCGACGAGCTGCCGGAGCACCTGCGCGAGGCGGGGGAGCTGCGGCTCGCGCACAAGGAGGCGTCGCTCGAGGAGCTGGGCAAGCTCGCCGAGCCGGCGCTCACCAAGGACGCGGTCGCGGGCCGCATCCGGCGCCTCCTGGCGACGGCGGACAAGCGCGCCGCGGAGCTCGGGATCCCCGACACGGAGGCGGGTCTCAGCCCCGATCTGCTGGACCTCTGA
- the gap gene encoding type I glyceraldehyde-3-phosphate dehydrogenase — protein MTIKVGINGFGRIGRNFYRAIIASGADIEIVGVNDLTDNKTLAHLLKYDTVLGRFPLSVDFDDENIIVGGKKIRALAERNPADLPWAELGADIVIESTGFFTDATKAKAHIDAGAKKVIISAPAKNEDGTFVVGVNHTDYDAATQHIISNASCTTNCLAPVAKALNDAIGIERGLMTTIHAYTGDQNLQDGPHRDLRRARAAAQNIVPTSTGAAKAVALVLPELKGKLDGFALRVPTITGSATDLTFTASREVTVDEVNAAVKAAAEGPLKGVLEYVEDEIVSSDIVTNPHQSIFDSKLTKVIGDQVKIIAWYDNEWGYSNSLVALTQYVGERL, from the coding sequence GTGACCATCAAGGTCGGCATCAACGGCTTCGGTCGTATCGGTCGCAACTTCTACCGGGCCATCATCGCGTCGGGCGCGGACATCGAGATCGTCGGCGTCAACGACCTCACCGACAACAAGACGCTCGCGCACCTGCTCAAGTACGACACGGTCCTCGGCCGTTTCCCGCTGAGCGTGGACTTCGACGACGAGAACATCATCGTCGGCGGCAAGAAGATCCGGGCCCTCGCGGAGCGCAACCCGGCCGACCTGCCCTGGGCCGAGCTCGGCGCGGACATCGTCATCGAGTCCACGGGCTTCTTCACGGACGCGACCAAGGCCAAGGCGCACATCGACGCCGGCGCCAAGAAGGTCATCATCTCCGCCCCGGCGAAGAACGAGGACGGCACCTTCGTCGTCGGCGTGAACCACACCGACTACGACGCGGCGACGCAGCACATCATCTCCAACGCGTCCTGCACCACGAACTGCCTCGCGCCCGTCGCCAAGGCCCTCAACGACGCCATCGGCATCGAGCGCGGCCTCATGACGACGATCCACGCCTACACGGGTGACCAGAACCTGCAGGACGGCCCGCACCGCGACCTCCGCCGTGCCCGCGCCGCCGCGCAGAACATCGTCCCCACCTCGACCGGTGCGGCCAAGGCCGTCGCCCTGGTGCTCCCCGAGCTCAAGGGCAAGCTCGACGGCTTCGCGCTGCGCGTGCCGACGATCACCGGCTCGGCCACGGACCTGACGTTCACCGCCTCGCGCGAGGTCACGGTCGACGAGGTCAACGCCGCGGTCAAGGCCGCCGCCGAGGGCCCGCTCAAGGGCGTCCTGGAGTACGTCGAGGACGAGATCGTCTCGAGCGACATCGTCACGAACCCGCACCAGAGCATCTTCGACTCGAAGCTCACCAAGGTGATCGGCGACCAGGTCAAGATCATCGCCTGGTACGACAACGAGTGGGGCTACTCCAACTCGCTCGTCGCCCTCACGCAGTACGTCGGCGAGCGTCTCTGA
- a CDS encoding phosphoglycerate kinase: protein MKTIEDLGDLRGKRVLVRSDFNVPLDGTTITDDGRVRAALPTLQALLGAGARVIVTAHLGRPKGAPEDKYSLAPVAARLGELLGQPVALAKDTVGESAKETVAALEDGQVALLENIRFDARETSKVEEERASLADDLAALADVYVSDGFGVVHRKQASVYDVALKLPHAVGKLVLNEVESLRKATDSPERPYVVVLGGSKVSDKLGVISNLLTKADRLVIGGGMLFTFLAAKGYSVGNSLLEADQIETVKGYLAQAEESGVEIVLPVDIRVADEFKADSPSSVVAADAIPDGKIGLDIGPESEQLFASKIVDAKTVVWNGPAGVFEFEAFAGGTRAVAQALVDAGTNGAFTIVGGGDSAAAVRTLGFDEAGFGHISTGGGASLEFLEGKTLPGIAVLED from the coding sequence ATGAAGACCATCGAGGACCTCGGCGACCTGCGCGGCAAGCGCGTGCTCGTCCGCTCCGACTTCAACGTGCCGCTCGACGGCACGACGATCACCGACGACGGCCGCGTGCGCGCCGCCCTCCCGACGCTGCAGGCGCTCCTCGGCGCCGGCGCCCGCGTGATCGTCACCGCGCACCTCGGCCGCCCCAAGGGCGCCCCGGAGGACAAGTACTCGCTCGCGCCCGTCGCCGCGCGCCTCGGCGAGCTGCTCGGCCAGCCCGTCGCCCTCGCGAAGGACACCGTCGGCGAGTCCGCCAAGGAGACCGTCGCCGCGCTCGAGGACGGCCAGGTCGCGCTGCTCGAGAACATCCGCTTCGACGCCCGTGAGACGTCCAAGGTCGAGGAGGAGCGCGCGTCGCTCGCCGACGACCTCGCGGCCCTCGCCGACGTGTACGTGTCCGACGGCTTCGGCGTCGTGCACCGCAAGCAGGCGTCCGTCTACGACGTGGCGCTCAAGCTCCCGCACGCGGTCGGCAAGCTCGTCCTCAACGAGGTCGAGTCGCTGCGCAAGGCCACCGACAGCCCCGAGCGGCCCTACGTCGTCGTCCTCGGCGGCTCGAAGGTCTCCGACAAGCTCGGCGTGATCTCCAACCTGCTGACGAAGGCGGACCGCCTCGTCATCGGCGGCGGCATGCTGTTCACGTTCCTCGCGGCCAAGGGCTACTCCGTCGGCAACTCGCTGCTCGAGGCCGACCAGATCGAGACCGTCAAGGGCTACCTCGCGCAGGCCGAGGAGTCCGGCGTCGAGATCGTGCTGCCCGTCGACATCCGCGTCGCCGACGAGTTCAAGGCGGACTCGCCGTCCTCCGTCGTCGCCGCGGACGCGATCCCGGACGGCAAGATCGGCCTCGACATCGGCCCCGAGTCGGAGCAGCTCTTCGCCTCCAAGATCGTCGACGCCAAGACGGTCGTCTGGAACGGCCCGGCCGGCGTGTTCGAGTTCGAGGCGTTCGCCGGCGGCACCCGTGCCGTCGCGCAGGCGCTCGTCGACGCGGGCACCAACGGCGCGTTCACCATCGTCGGCGGCGGTGACTCGGCCGCGGCCGTGCGCACGCTCGGCTTCGACGAGGCCGGCTTCGGCCACATCTCCACGGGTGGCGGCGCCAGCCTGGAGTTCCTCGAGGGCAAGACCCTCCCCGGCATCGCTGTCCTGGAGGACTGA
- the tpiA gene encoding triose-phosphate isomerase, with product MAQRTPLMAGNWKMNLDHHQATHTLQKLAWTLKDAKHDYAAVEVAVIPPFTDLRSVQTLVDADKLEIVYGAQDLSAHESGAYTGEISPLFLAKLGVTYALVGHSERREYHAESDELINAKVHSAFKAGLVPILCIGELLETRKAGEHVAHTLAQLDAALQGLTAEQVRTLVVAYEPVWAIGTGETATPEDAQEMSAAIRGRLAELYDAETADAVRVLYGGSVKSSNVASIMAKPDVDGALVGGASLDPEEFAKIARFQAHEVGL from the coding sequence ATGGCCCAGCGCACCCCGCTCATGGCGGGCAACTGGAAGATGAACCTGGACCACCACCAGGCCACGCACACGCTGCAGAAGCTCGCGTGGACCCTCAAGGACGCGAAGCACGACTACGCGGCCGTCGAGGTCGCCGTGATCCCGCCGTTCACGGACCTGCGCAGCGTGCAGACGCTCGTGGACGCCGACAAGCTCGAGATCGTCTACGGCGCGCAGGACCTGTCGGCGCACGAGTCCGGTGCGTACACGGGCGAGATCTCGCCGCTGTTCCTCGCCAAGCTCGGCGTGACCTACGCGCTCGTCGGCCACTCGGAGCGGCGCGAGTACCACGCCGAGTCCGACGAGCTGATCAACGCGAAGGTCCACTCGGCGTTCAAGGCCGGCCTCGTGCCGATCCTGTGCATCGGCGAGCTCCTCGAGACCCGCAAGGCGGGCGAGCACGTCGCGCACACGCTCGCGCAGCTCGACGCCGCCCTGCAGGGCCTCACCGCCGAGCAGGTGCGTACCCTCGTCGTCGCCTACGAGCCCGTCTGGGCGATCGGCACGGGCGAGACGGCCACGCCGGAGGACGCCCAGGAGATGTCCGCGGCGATCCGCGGGCGCCTCGCGGAGCTGTACGACGCCGAGACGGCCGACGCCGTGCGCGTGCTGTACGGCGGCTCCGTGAAGTCGTCGAACGTGGCCTCGATCATGGCGAAGCCCGACGTCGACGGCGCGCTCGTCGGCGGCGCGAGCCTCGACCCCGAGGAGTTCGCCAAGATCGCGCGCTTCCAGGCGCACGAGGTCGGTCTCTGA
- the secG gene encoding preprotein translocase subunit SecG, whose protein sequence is MNALRITLQVLLVLSSLLLVPLVLLHKGKGGGLSDMFGGGISSSAGSSGVAERNLNRITIGVALFWTVVIVLLGLIEAAS, encoded by the coding sequence GTGAACGCCCTGCGCATCACCCTCCAGGTGCTGCTGGTCCTGTCCAGCCTCCTTCTCGTCCCGCTGGTGCTCCTGCACAAGGGCAAGGGCGGAGGGCTGTCGGACATGTTCGGCGGCGGCATCTCCAGCAGCGCAGGGAGCTCGGGCGTGGCGGAGCGCAACCTCAACCGCATCACCATCGGCGTCGCGCTGTTCTGGACCGTGGTGATCGTGCTGCTCGGGCTCATCGAAGCCGCGAGCTGA
- a CDS encoding RNA polymerase-binding protein RbpA has product MASGSAIRGSRVGAGPMGEAERGDAAPRIWISYWCANGHETRPSFAEEAAEEAPVTWDCPRCGFPAGQDQENPPSPSKNEPYKTHLAYVKERRSDEDGAAILDEALAALRARRGSR; this is encoded by the coding sequence ATGGCGAGCGGGAGCGCGATCAGGGGGTCGCGAGTCGGAGCCGGCCCCATGGGCGAGGCGGAGCGCGGCGACGCCGCCCCCCGCATCTGGATCTCCTACTGGTGCGCGAACGGGCACGAGACGCGCCCCAGCTTCGCGGAGGAGGCCGCCGAGGAGGCGCCCGTGACGTGGGACTGCCCGCGCTGCGGCTTCCCGGCCGGTCAGGACCAGGAGAACCCTCCGTCCCCCTCCAAGAACGAGCCCTACAAGACGCACCTCGCGTACGTGAAGGAGCGGCGGTCCGACGAGGACGGCGCCGCGATCCTCGACGAGGCGCTCGCCGCGCTGCGCGCACGCCGCGGCAGCCGCTGA
- the pgl gene encoding 6-phosphogluconolactonase, whose amino-acid sequence MSRRDVVVHPDATVLADAVAARLLTRLLDLQSHRSPVHVVLTGGTVGIASLAAVARSPLRDAVDWTGVHLWWGDERFLPDGHAARNETQAREALLDGLDALPAANVHPIPALSQDVPTPEAAAAAYARTLASFAPPGLLAPRFDVALFGMGPDGHVASLFPGHDTVHVTGVATVAVHDSPKPPPLRVSLTFDVVRASREVWVVAAGAEKAAAVASALSGAPVAETPAAGALGTERTLWLVDAAATTEAAPGAAGDAPTSVEGAGAVEGWSAVDAWFEQLAPQDVALVDAARSAREADLPDIAVSPLQGKFLHLLAQAVGARRVLELGTLGGYSTLWLARALPPDGTVATLEVSPEHARVARETFVRAGVDDQVEVLVGPAAQTLDRLAADGIEPFDLVFVDADKQTLAQYLDQVAGLVRPGALVVVDNVVRGGAVVDAQHPDDRVQGVRRFVERVVEDPRWDATALQTVGSKGYDGFALVRRTTA is encoded by the coding sequence GTGAGCCGGCGCGACGTCGTGGTCCACCCGGACGCGACCGTCCTCGCCGACGCGGTCGCGGCGCGGCTGCTCACGCGGCTGCTCGACCTGCAGTCGCACCGCTCTCCCGTCCACGTCGTCCTCACCGGCGGCACCGTCGGCATCGCGTCCCTGGCCGCCGTGGCCCGAAGCCCGCTGCGCGACGCCGTCGACTGGACCGGCGTGCACCTGTGGTGGGGCGACGAGCGCTTCCTGCCGGACGGGCACGCGGCCCGCAACGAGACGCAGGCCCGCGAGGCGCTGCTCGACGGGCTCGACGCCCTGCCGGCGGCGAACGTGCACCCGATCCCCGCGCTGTCGCAGGACGTCCCCACCCCGGAGGCCGCCGCCGCCGCGTACGCGCGCACGCTGGCGTCGTTCGCCCCGCCCGGGCTGCTGGCGCCCCGGTTCGACGTGGCGCTGTTCGGGATGGGCCCCGACGGCCACGTGGCGTCGCTGTTCCCCGGCCACGACACCGTGCACGTCACCGGCGTCGCGACGGTCGCGGTGCACGACTCCCCCAAGCCGCCGCCGCTGCGGGTCTCGCTGACGTTCGACGTGGTGCGCGCCTCTCGTGAGGTGTGGGTCGTCGCCGCGGGCGCGGAGAAGGCCGCGGCGGTCGCGTCGGCGCTCTCCGGTGCGCCGGTGGCCGAGACCCCCGCTGCGGGCGCCCTGGGCACGGAGCGGACGCTCTGGCTGGTGGACGCCGCGGCGACCACCGAGGCCGCCCCCGGGGCGGCGGGGGACGCCCCGACGAGCGTCGAGGGTGCTGGCGCGGTGGAGGGCTGGTCGGCCGTCGACGCGTGGTTCGAGCAGCTGGCCCCGCAGGACGTGGCCCTGGTCGACGCGGCGCGCAGCGCCCGTGAGGCGGACCTGCCCGACATCGCCGTCTCACCGCTCCAGGGCAAGTTCCTGCACCTCCTCGCGCAGGCGGTCGGGGCGCGGCGCGTGCTCGAGCTGGGCACGCTCGGTGGGTACAGCACCCTGTGGCTCGCGCGAGCGTTGCCTCCCGACGGCACGGTCGCCACGCTCGAGGTGTCGCCCGAGCACGCGCGGGTCGCGCGCGAGACGTTCGTCCGCGCGGGCGTCGACGATCAGGTCGAGGTGCTCGTGGGCCCGGCCGCGCAGACGCTCGACCGCCTGGCCGCGGACGGCATCGAGCCGTTCGACCTCGTGTTCGTGGACGCGGACAAGCAGACGCTCGCGCAGTACCTCGACCAGGTCGCAGGACTGGTCCGGCCCGGCGCGCTGGTGGTCGTCGACAACGTCGTGCGCGGCGGTGCGGTCGTGGACGCGCAGCACCCGGACGACCGCGTGCAGGGCGTGCGCCGGTTCGTCGAGCGGGTGGTCGAGGACCCCCGCTGGGACGCGACCGCGCTGCAGACGGTCGGTTCCAAGGGGTACGACGGGTTCGCGCTCGTCCGGCGCACGACCGCCTGA